DNA sequence from the Ictidomys tridecemlineatus isolate mIctTri1 unplaced genomic scaffold, mIctTri1.hap1 Scaffold_61, whole genome shotgun sequence genome:
tggtggatgggaggtgatgagcagacaggctcctctgtctGTTCAGCTATCTCAGGGTCTgaagcttcccctcccccactgatgccgcccaccagtcttcctgaaagagcctttagttaagtgattgccatactaaaggaatcccagGGCAAAGATGCCCACTATATCATTCCTAGTGGatgctcaaagaaaaagcaataaagacacagatggggaagaaagcaaagaaactgCTCCACAGGACATGAGGTTCCTTTTAGAGTGAACAACAACGAATGCTGGGGAAGAAGCTCAGTGATCGAGCacccctggttcgatcctcagtgctggaaaaacatcaacactaaggactcctgctctttggaagatgcgatgaagaaaataaaatgtcaagccatgaattgcaagaaaagatttgcaaCACATACATCTGAATCCAGTATAGAGAACTCCtgaaactcaataagaaaacaacacagtttttttttaaaatgggcaaagtttGGAGCAAACACTTCACCATCAATATACCTATGGCTTATAAGACACAAAAATATGCTCAAcaccattagtcattaggaaaatacagagtgGAGCCCTAGTGATataccactactcatttattagacaggctacaatttgaaaacaaaaaagaatagtaaCCAATGACAGTATcaaatgctagtgaggatgtggagcaactggaattctcattcattgctggtacaaaatagaaacatTAGAGTTGTTTTCTAAAATGTCCCATAAGTTTATCTCATGACTCACCaatgccacccttaacaatttacccaacagaaatgaaaacttatgtccacatgtcTATGCATCAATGGTtgttgtagcagctttatttataactgcctgaaactggctgggcacagttcccCATGACtttaatggcttgggaggctaaggcaagtgggtgacaagttcaaagcctcagtaacttaggaaggccttaagcaacttagtaagaccctttctcaaaattttaaaaatttttcaaaaagaaaacataagggtgcTGGTTGTGGGGTGGgtgaggctgggattgttgctcagtggttaagcacctctgggttcaatccctggtacaaaaacaaaacaaaaattctgccaaaacctagatgcaaagtaaaaataCTTCAATTGGTGAATGTACAAATAGTCTGTAGGGAAATACATActacaagaaataaaagaaaataaactactgatatgagcaactacatagatgaatctcaaatgcatcGTGCTCAGTGAATGAAGCCAGACTAGAAAGCCCAAAACACCATTGATGCATGATTCcggaaagagaaaaaccacaaggactcagggagagaaaatgacaacaagagatgaaaggattttctggggtagtgaaactggttaaccttgatcttgATGGGGAGTACACaatgtcatttgtcaaaatccctaaCTATAGATGAAAAAGGGTGAATTTACTGTTTCTAATTACCCCTCAATGAAtgacattttcacaaaatttttcatggctcccaggtttccagTTCTTGCAAACAAAATTCCAAGCTTGGCTTTCTGGGCCTTTCTAATCTTGACCCCCATAGGGTCAACCTCATTGCCCATGTCACCTTGTCCTTGAACTAGgatccatttcttcatcattctgttaacACCCTACTTTCAGATTTCTGTGCCTTTCTACAAAATTGTACCTCTCACAGTCAATGCCCTCCTGTCTGCCTCTCCAAAAGCACACCTAGGACACAAAGAGTGGCATGTTCTCCTCTACAGCCTGGGCTTCGCCAAACTCCCAGTCTCTTCCAGTTGGCTACACCACTCAGGACTGACCCCTTGCTCAGAGTGTTCCTGGTGTCTCCCAGTGTTATTCTGATGGCAGGTTGCTTATCAACACAAGTGCATGATGTACTTACTCACCCCTACACCCATCCCTCAAATAACTACCACCTAGaacacccagcacacagtaggctttctttttttttttaagaattttttaatatttactttttagttcttggcagacacaacatctttgtttgtatgtggtgctgaggattgaaccctggccgcacgcatgctaggcgagcgcactaccacttgagccacatccccagcccacacagtaggctttcaatgcaatgcacccaggaggCAAAATGGCCCCAAGCTCCAGGTTATAGAAATATCTGAGCTGCATCTTCAGAGGTGGGTCTGGAAGGACTCATGAGGCATCATCAAggccaagggcagtggagaaagTGCACAAAGTGTCTAATTGAAGAGGTGCAAGATGCCTCCACACAGCCAAGGGCACACACACTCACCACTTACCTTCTCCTCATAGGGTCGCCTTGCGGTGCCCACCGCCACTGCCTTGATGAACAATTGCAGGATGAGCGGGACCAGGAGGGCCCCAGTGggtacagccactaggatgctGTGCACAGGCTAAGAATGGAAGCCATGGAAGAGCTCCTCCCTGGCCCGCTTTCGACCCCACTGCTCCCTCCTTACCTCCCACCCCAGGTAGCACTGCCCATGGCTCTCCCTCCAtggactggacagttagtccagtacAACCAAGGGAaacctccctccaccacactgtccTCCCACCTGTCCCTTTTCAACTTTCATTACCCTACTCTGAGGGCCCCTAGATTCTTAACTCCACAGGCATCCTATCTCGTCCATGTTCCTGACTCCACTGGCCTTCCAAATGTCCTTCACAGGTCCTGCgaagtgacttctccctctagccccGCCCACATCAGCCCCTCCCCTGTCACCCTGACCCTACTGGGCtgtttgcccctccctccccaccacatcAGCACTTCCCAGTGTGCGCCCTTGGGAGTGTGTGGATACGTCATGATTTTGTCCAAAAACGCCACGTTCCTCCTGCATATGATGAAAACCACGCAGGTGGCCAGCACGGTACCCAGATAGAGGCACAGGGACACGAGGAGTAGCAGGTAGAGCCGGATGTTTCGGCGCCCCACGCAGTTATTCACCCACCTGCAATGGTGGTCGaactcctaggggagaggagACAGGTCTGAGGGTCCTTCTGGAATGGCCTCCATCACTCCCTAATCCTGGGGCCTCCCCTAACGCAGCCCTCTAGGCCGCCTGCTGTTGACCTTACATAAGGGTTCCCATCTCAgtgagagcacagttaggaccccatggctcatcaagtcacctgtcctgagtgaggtctttagagacaagacctgcctggtgtcACGTGGACCAGGACATGAAAactctgggcctccatttcctcaagtactggaaaaggatgaaaaaaatgcCCTTCCACTACCAGCTGTCTGCTCTTGTGAACCATGTTCCCAGAGTGCCACATGAAGCACTCTGGGAATATGGTCTGATACCCCCACCTGGCCCACTCatgatgtgaggttcctggtcctggccaggtgcaAGGAGATaggttggtgagtggacagggaggaggagcactcacctccacacagatgtcacaCCTTTTGCAGTGGAAGGTTCGGGGCATGTGGTACAACCTGCCATTCACTCGTGCCATGTATACAGTCTCAGGGTCCTGCTTGAAGGCGCCTGGCAGGGAGAGAGGTGTGGGAATGGAGGAGGCCCTTGTATTACTCTGATGCTCAGGGCAGCCCCATAGCATCACTGGGCATcaagaaggtggggaggaggagggcaggggaaccccagtccctgttgagcaagctgaccacTCAGATGGGCGGCAGTCAGAGAGAAGGGCTGTCCAGCACAGGAGCTCTACATGGAGCTCCCCCTGtggaatagtgatcagtgcttggagttgggtgtgaaatgggaaggaggaagggggaacTGCGTGGTTGGAAGAGCCTGCTGCCTCTCTTGGCCCGTCCTCCCTTCTAAAGCAACTGgaaaacctccaggattctgtttttcacacttcagtggcttgggaaatgaaATGCCAGGGCCCAAGTAATAGTGACAGGGTAAGAAGGGATCCTGAGGCCACAGGTGGGGTCAGCCCTTTACAAATGACCCCTGTAGGCACCAGCCTTGgggtgccacctccctctcccaggagTCCGAGGCCTTACCTCTGTTCAAGATTCCTGGGTCTGAAAAATTCATGCCAATGAGGCTATACaaactcaggaggcagaaaagTCCGGAGACCACTGGGTAGGCCCACTCTCCATTTTGCGCCAGTGCTCGGCCTCTGAAATCAGAGCCAGACTCCGTTCTAGTCGGGGGCAACCCGAAGCCCCCATGAGGCCCGGCTCACCTGAGGTCAGACCCACACACCTTAAGGACAGATCTGAATATCCAGGCTAGAGAcagaccccattccctccaccaaaTGTCACCAGCATTACCAGCCTCCAACAGTCCCCCCAAATCCTCAGGCTCCCCACATCTCTGTGCTTCccactaaatatcctccttcccctcttggcctccctccacctccctgcctctgcactctcactgtctatttccCTTCTGTCTCTTTTTGAGAACCCACAGCTGGCCCGGAGACtcaaggaaatataaagaacacagCACTTAGATACACCAGGGCTGCCACAGTGAAACAAGCCCAGAGGCTTGAGAAtagccaggatctggctgggggtcGGGGTGGGGACAATAAATCATTTGATACAGTCATGCTGCGatgcctgctctcaaacaaatgagagccaactgctccttctcctggcttggcacccagagtaccatgactacaaatgtgacatcagagaggttccggaatgggggctctggctgcttcctgtgccCACTGATATCAACCTTCCCCTGGCCTCAGATACACACTTCTGGACGgggacatcctgctcttacaATGTGGCTTTGTTGGAGCTTGTGAGGATGGATGTAGTTTATCCCCCAAAGGTTCTTAGGCTGGAGGCTAGGTCCTcggtgtggcagtgttgaggggGTAGAACCTGCAAGAGGtaaggcctagtgggaggtaatttggccactggggatgaggcccttggaagggaGTAATGAACTTCTCATGGGTCCCTgttagttcctgtgagagggggtgttataaaatgaacaagactcatcctccccagtttctggccatTCAGTCTCGACCCCTTGCAtgtcctcccaccatgatgccattcaccatgttgtAATCACTCTCACCAAAGATCAGTCTCAGGGGCTACCAAATGTTGCATTCtgtgctaaataaacctcatctctttataaagtacccattcttgggtattttgttagagcaagAGAAAGCATCTAATACAGAGACATATGGTTtatggggagaagtttggtgatggttagTTATCCCCCTTTCAGGCCCAGTGCTAATGGAAGTAGGCATAAGTGCTCCTTGCTTATCCTAGTGccacttcttcctttctgttgtAACAAAGCTCCATTTTGGGGAGGAGGTAGCAAGCTACCAACTAAATATCTTCCCAGTTTCCTTCACTTCCAGGGTGGGTTTTAtgacatacttctgtctcaacataaaacataaaatgggctggggacgtgactcaatggttaagcaaccctccgtacaatccctgatgatgatgataacataatgataataatttgtacatatttatggcataaaacatattttgaaacatgtatacatatacattatttcatattcttttttgtgttgAGAACCCTTGAAATCTATTCTGAGTCATTTTCCAGTAATATATAACATTATCAACTGTACTCATTCTGTTGTATgttattattaactgtagtcatctTATTGTACAATAGATCCCTTAAACTCATCCCCCTCATCTAAGTGCAATTTGGCTTCCTGGGACCAGCATCTCCCCCATCCACAGCCCAGCCactcctgggcccctggcagtcaccattctgctctctgtttctatgagttcaacttttatagattccacatgtaggtgagatcatgtgatagttgtcctatgcctggcttatttccccCAGTAAAATgtcctttggcctccctcatTCAATGCCACAAGTGACAGgacttcctaattttatttaaagactaaaTAGTGTCCCCTTATATTACTAAACCACATTTTTTATATCAACTCACCCACTGATAGACACAGCTTTTCCCATTTCTAGGTTCTGAGAATAttactgcaatgaacatggggtgCAGATATCTATTAATACACTGAtgccatttcctttggatatataccaagtagtTGGATGTCTGGACTgtagggtaattttttttttttgatgctggggattgaacccagggccttgtccatgcatggcaagcactctaccaactgagctctattttcaatttttaaagaaacttcccatATTGATTTTCCTAATGACTAGACTAATTTAAATTCCACCAAACATTCTACAAGAATTCTAGTTTCTCCCTATCCAGACCAGTACTtaatatcttttgtctttctttttcttttatttatactcaagttgaacccaggggtacattACCCAGATACACAACTGCagacctttttaagttttattctgagatcaggtctcactaagttgctgaggtttaccttgaatttataatcctcccacctcagcctcttgagttactggtattaaggcatgtgccgctggttctttggtctttttgataatagtcattctaataggtgtgggagggtatctcattatgattctaacttgcatttctctaaggattagtaatgttgaacatttttttcagcttTCTCTTGGTCAATTGTGTTTCTACTGAGAATGCAATGATGTTTGAGTCACAGTCTACCTTCAAATTTTATGTCGATTTCTGTTTTAGCACAAGAAGGGATGACATTCATTGGGTCATGGAAAAAGGTCAGGAGTGGTTCTAGAATCATAAATACCAGGTCTATTGAGCTTTGTAGCAGACCATGCTAgccttaggttttctttttttgtttgtttgttttttggttttttaaattagttatatataacagcacaatgcattttatttcattgtacacaactgtagcgcaactttacatttctatgcttGTAcctgatgtagcatcacaccatatgtgcattcatacatgtacttagggtaatgatgtccatctcattccaccatctttcctatccccatgccccatcctcacctctgcctctcctctgcctcatcaaagttcctccatttttttcttatcagagagaacattcagcctttggtttttgaggattggcttacttcaattagcatgatattctctaactccattcatttacctacacataattttattttcttttaatgctgagtagtaatattccattaggtatatatataccacagtttctctatccattcatctattcacagGCATCCag
Encoded proteins:
- the LOC144374197 gene encoding palmitoyltransferase ZDHHC19-like isoform X2, which gives rise to MFLKYLRSFLLKLGAEPRGRALAQNGEWAYPVVSGLFCLLSLYSLIGMNFSDPGILNRGAFKQDPETVYMARVNGRLYHMPRTFHCKRCDICVEEFDHHCRWVNNCVGRRNIRLYLLLLVSLCLYLGTVLATCVVFIICRRNVAFLDKIMTILVAVPTGALLVPLILQLFIKAVAVGTARRPYEEKYDKAFNVGCPTNCYIALCAPLGPKYMSEAVCIQVDQGTNWGPIEHLKDLLWPRCTTQAPPRSDKAAPVQKERSIGCALNHEDLWLHMCWGKPRM
- the LOC144374197 gene encoding palmitoyltransferase ZDHHC19-like isoform X1 produces the protein MFLKYLRSFLLKLGAEPRGRALAQNGEWAYPVVSGLFCLLSLYSLIGMNFSDPGILNRGAFKQDPETVYMARVNGRLYHMPRTFHCKRCDICVEEFDHHCRWVNNCVGRRNIRLYLLLLVSLCLYLGTVLATCVVFIICRRNVAFLDKIMTILVAVPTGALLVPLILQLFIKAVAVGTARRPYEEKGMPEQGAQLPQTFRVLKGKPTEHPLAVQGVNKYYNASTLKKKNLRCPPTGETSDSGKRLNPMETCEALIDKKIISGKIKEKDCFPSGTPALNTKVPETLAIVMEEDDGDGEVQPFTVP